The genomic stretch AGTAGTCAGGGTCACGGTCAGGAGCTCCCTACAGGAGTTCGGAGTGGAGTATTTTGACGATCAGCTGAAGGATGGAGGCGGCACGCACGAGCATCCTGAAGAATGTTCCACGATGGCAGCTACCTCTTCTAGGGCGATGAAGCCGAGGAGCCTTGAATTTGTACCACTGTGCAAATGTTTCATATCCTTTATGAGGTCGtcataatgtgtgcgtgtgttcgtgtgtgtatatgtgtgcgtgcgtgtggtgtatatatatatgtgtgtgaccaTGCTCTCTCGCCTCCTGCTTGTACTTTTAAGCTGTAGAACTGTGgcggactttttttttcacccccaccaATTCATCATGGGGGCCTTGAAACAAGAGTTGGTAGCGATTCCTTCACtgcactactattactacaatgCCGTTTCTGTTCTCAATTCCATCATCACAAGTtagtagacacatacacacaacacacgagcAAGCATTGTCACGTCCTGCCAGTCCAGAGATGCCTGAAGGTCCTCATCTCCCTCTAAACGACGAAGACGAACAACCACAAAGACACGTAACagcctggggaggggggtgggggaggacggacggggggctgggggggaggggtcacggGCCCTGGGAGCATGTAGCGAAACTGAGCACGTGCCCATGTAGAAGCAACAGAATAAAAAGTCATCGCGAGTAtgtgcttctctttcttctcgtccgtcgtcctttttttttttcttctcagcacCCACACTTCACAGGAGATCGGAATGGAGAATGTTGGCGATCAGCTTGGGGATGGAGGCGGCGCCCACCAGGCCCCTGAAGAAGGTCCGCTCCACCACGGTTCCCGGGACGGCGTGCAGCTTGGCGGGCAGCAGCAGGAGACggcccaccctcaccacctggcGGGGGTGCGCGAGCTGCACGTGCTCCGTCAGCATCAGCTGGGCCTGCTCCTCGTAGGCCTCCACCTGCTTCCGCTCCACCAGGCTGCccacctctgtcacacacacacacacacatatatatatatcacgtgcactcacgcacacacatatatatatatatatatatcacgcgcactcacacacacatatatatatatcgcgcactcacgcacacgcacacacacataatatatatcacgcacaaacacacacatttgtaaattatgctctttttctttttgcttgtgaGTGCAAACATTCGTGCTCAACAGTTATCAACCTGTGACACTGAACCATTGGCCTTTCATTGCAATACCCACACATACTGGCATTTTTAGATTAACTTGATTCAGTGGTTTTGTTTggtagtttagtgtgtgtgttgttgggtttttttttttataacatatcCTTCACATAATGGTGgtactatttttttcttttttttgttaaagaaaccaccaacaaaaacaaaaaaaaacaatgcttCGCCTCTCTGTTTTTACTGTTTGTGAGTGTAGTTTGCTTTCGTGGGTTTTTCTATGCGCGCTGactgcatgccgcacacgggtcttcggtttgtcgtctcatcccaatgactagcacccagaccacagagGTCATGGTCTAGGTGGGGGataagggaggggtgaggggtgggggggcgaggaggggggcagaGTAGAGGGGTTAAAACTCCCGGTCCATACTAGCTCGATCCCGTGGACGCTCGGTTCCTAGTCGGACGCATTACCACCAGTAGAGGCTTGAGTTAAACGAAGTATTGACTGCTGCCATTGAGGTCCACTTGTTCAGGGCTGGGGGTCTTGGTCTTACCACTAGGATGTAGGCCATCGCTTCACTTACATATTCATGGCACACTCGTGTAGGCTACAgccatgatgatggagtctcccgtcggaccgacaggcaggcaggcttatctgtcgatgtgtgttctcatataggagaagaggccgattctggatgtgcagcacttcacacaggtgttgcaagggaaaacgtctccagaagttgagccctgcttccttcgctcacgcttctgcttaatggccagcgttcaatttgttttcaaacgtctttatgccactagaacacagcatcctccagcgagagcggtcaagggcatcagtttcccaggaagtgatgtctatgtcacaggctttgaggtttgtcttcaaggtgtccttgaagcgcttgcagggtcttccaagttcgcggtggccttccttcagctggccatacaaaagtatcttcgggatcctgccgtCTGGCatgctcgtcgttccgacattagcctggttgcctgaccagcacaggtgactttttttggtgaagaggagttgtgcagtcccttccccactctctcgcctaccgacgctcataatcccagaggtgcagatactgccacgtgtaggacggcctcggcaagtgcaggttttttcttcggagtcccgtctcctaggaggacttccagccaaggataagagctccccctgccctttggtcatcctcttccgctttcacagccgttgggaatgGTTATACAGCCATACCCGTTCAATAATAACTTTAATTTCAAAGAATAGGTAGGCGTAGAGCAGCAttctaaaatgaaacaaacatgtAATAGGTTATATGCTGCTCAACATTGTTTTTAACTGTGATGTcatgtcacgcacacatacactctagtATCCATTTATGGAGTCACGTATTGAATCATTAAATCATTGTTGTTCAACAGCGGAACTGATTTTGGAATAAAGCTGTATTCGGGTCTGTTTGGTTgtagtttttttgcttttttttggggggtggggtttgtagtagttgttttttgtaggttttttgtttgttgttgttgttgttttttgtttgtttttattttggaaCTTTTCTTTTTACCTGGCCCGAACAGCAGCACGGCCTTGAGACACGTGAATTCAGTGGGGTCAAGGTTGAGCTCGCGCATGCGCGTGAGGATGTCGGTGAGCTTCTGGCGCTCGTCCAGGGAGAGGGAGCGGCACGTGTCGATCATGCGGGCACTGGCCTCCAGGGACAGCCCCCACTGCACCAGGCCCAGCAGGAACAGGTCCTTCCAGCACCCGCCCAGCAAGGCAGTctgcacacccaccacacacactgcactgtgcaggcccacacacacacctcagggtACATGTGCGTGGATGTGCACTGGCAGCGAAGGTGACGTAAAACGTAGGAAATGGCGTGTAATGTAGACATCACGTCACAGACAAGACAATACGTCATACTCTCTTGAGAGTGAAATGGAAAAGGGGGCAGTCATTctcttgggggaggggagggagtgagagacgggGCCAGGTCCGGcattatgtgtggtgtgtgcgtgtgtagatagatagacagatagatagatacctatATACACCTTGTGTGACACAGCGTAAAATCCATAcgtaaaacaaaactaacaaaaaaaaactttccacCTGGAACACCAGATCAGCCAGGGACTTCGCCCCTCTTCGAGAGCCAAGACACTCTTCAGTCACATCAGAGAATGATTTTAGAAAAGCAgattttaaatgaataaacaaaggatGTAGGAATTTAAACGGATCGGAACAGATCAGCACCACGAGTCCTCAGATAAATGTACCCAACACCACCCCGAACAACAAAAtatctgtaaaaagaaaaaaaaattcaacctgAGCAGAAACCTAAATCCTCAGTTGGACAACTAAAGAGGTTTACCGTGTTTCATATTTTCTTGAAAAGCAATGAGATTTTCTTAACACACACTGAATTCAACAGAAAATATAGCATCAGTTTACACTTTTTTGCTTACACTGGCTGCATTTAGTCAATTAAGAAATATCTGCGCCAAGAAGAACTTACAGTAACATCAAACCAACAGAAAATATAGCATACATTTTCACTTTCTAGCTTACAATGGCTGCATTCAGTGCATAAAGAAATATCTGCACCAAGAAGAACTTACAATGGCATCAAACCAAAGCGCGCATAACTTACCGTGAGCTTTGAAAAAGATATACTCAGTCCTTAAAGGAGCACGGACATATTATGACATCTTAATGTCAGATAACTAACTCCCAAAATCACATAAGAAGTGGTCTTAGAAACTCGGAATTAATGTTTCTTGGAAAACGGTATTCAGTAAATTTCACAAATTTAAAAAGGTAAAATTGAAATGGCTGCAACTGCACATAGTCAATCGAATCATATATACTAAATCTTAATCAAACGGGAATCTCAAAATATAGTTTTAAAAAACAATATAGTCAATCGAATCGTACTAACTCTTAATCAAATGGGAATTTCAAAATATAGTTTTAAAAAACAGTAATCACTGTGACTTCTGTTCGAAGCTTAAAGACAGTACTAAACATATTTTCTTAAGGTGTGATCACACCAAACGATTCTGCTCAAATTAAAAAGCTCCACATATGCAAACTTAgttaaaattaaatgaaaatatgatactctttcttttaaaaaaacacaacaaactttgATCAGAACATAAACGCAGATCCAGTCTTTGATCTTATCATTCTCTTGGGGAAAACGTAAATTTTCAAATGCAAACTTGACAAATGTCCGAATACACAATTGTACATCTTGTTTCACGCTATTCAATCGAAAAATACAATGCGATTCCAACGTGGGAGATGAATAGTTTCAGAGCAAAATGATTTCTGTATTTATCTTATGTTGAAAACGAAAATTATAAAACAGTTTAGAAACTGAGTGTCACTGAACTTATATGTCAATGCATGTGTATGCGTAGAAGCGTATGTGAAGTATGTATCTACACGCATGCTTTTCCGTGTGCATATAGAGGTACAAATGTTCTTAGTTGACTGGACTCTTTCCTTGTCACTtgaacactgatttttttttcctgtatataATATTGCAAtatttcgtcttttttctttatttgatgtGGATAAACGAATAAAATGTACGTCAAAGCGTATCTCAAAAaccgaaaataaaaagaaatctaaATCCTAGACCCGATAGAATCCCAGCAAAGGGACTTCACCCCGCACTAACCGCCAGACAAACACAAGACTTCGTCCCACtatcagacagccagaactccccTTTGggacgccagacggacctcccacccggactgacagccagacagacagacatccacccatccaggactcacccccaccgccaccctaaCACCCCACTGGAACAACCCAGCTTTCAGCGAACCAAGAAGACCCAAGCCCAGAACAACTTAACTTCAAAGAACTGCcaacttcttctgtgttcgtgagctgcaactcccacgttcactcgtatgtacacgagtgggcttttacgtgtgtgaccgtttttacctcgccatatatgcagccatactccgctttcggggggcggggagggggggactgtatgctgggtatgttcttgtttccataacccaccgaacgctgacatgaattacaggatctttaacgtgcgtatttgatctgcgtacgtatacacacgaagggggttcaggcactaagcaggtctgcacatatgttgacctgggagatcgtaaaaaatcaccaccctttacccaccaggcgccgtcgccgtgattcgaacccggaaccttcagattgaaagtccaacgctttaaccactcgactattgcgcccgtcgctttcTGCCAACAGTCCTACCGTCACACTGCCCGCTCTACAGGCCCCACCACTGTATCAACCAATGGCTACGCATGCACACCTGGTCAGACTGGGGCAGCACGAGGAAGCAGGGCACGTGACGGACCCACGTTACCAGGGTGAACAGCAGACGGGCCATCACCTCCTGGAACAGGTCCGGCTGCACTGCTGTCGTCACTACGGGGCCCAGCGGCGCCTGGAAGGCCGAGGGGGTCTGGAACCATACATACACTGCACGTGATGCGGGTTTCAGTTTTCATTCCAAGGATGCGTGTATGTCAAAGCAGTAAGGGTGGACGgatataagaatatatatatatatatatatatatatatatatatatatatatatatatatgtgtgtgtgtatgtgtgtgtgcgtgcgtgcgtgcgtgtgtgtgtgtgtggagagaaagagagagagagagagatcaataataatataaaaaaattatgCCGCACAAACATATGCTTTGAAAACATTTATTCACAGACGCACACTcctacgcgtacacacacgcacgcacgcacgcacatatacagatacaacacacacacacattacaaacacatacacaaacgcgcgcgcgcgcacacacacacacacacacacacgtttcctctctctctctctctcctaaatttttctccttttttttcattgatggcttgatgtaaaaataaataaataaatgaataaataaataactgttgTTCATTCAAttcaccatcatgaaataaaatcttgacttgacacaaaacacacacacaattacacaaacacacactgcccctccccccctctctctctctctccctccctccctctctctctttctccctctctctctctctctctctccctctcacctgcaTACGCGCCAGGTCCCCCCAGGGAGGGGGCACGTGGTAGCCGATCTGCAGCAGGGCGCTGTGATAGGAGGAGTGGGGCGGGAGCGCGGGGTGGTgcggatgagggtgggggtgggggtggggaggaggggcgtgaTGATGAGAGGCCATGTCAGAGGCCGAGGAGGTGAACTTGTAGGGCAGCAGGCGGCGAGAGCACGGGCCCCCTACAGTGAGGTCCATCGGGGCGTCCCCGCCTTCCAACGTCACCCGCCCCACCGAACCACCCCCGCctgttcctcctgctcctcctcctcctcctcctgcccccaccaccatcagCCCCATGCCGCTTCCGGTGCCGCCTTccggcccctcccccaccacccccaccttcagcTTGGGTTTGCGGGGTCCACGCTCATGCTGCACGGCTGTGGAgagaaaaagattttaaaaaatctgAATGTTTCGAATATCGatgtccagttggtatctacctttgatcacttttgttgttgttgttgctgttgttgttgctgttgctgttgttgttttaatgcttCATACTGCTATATGGATGTTTGATTCATATTTATGATTCATGTTAGAATTCACTGTTAGTCCAGCCCTTTGTAGCTCTTCCTTGACCATTGTCCAGTTGGTATGTACCTTTGACTGatcaaggttttgttgttgttatcattactattattatcattataagcgTGCTTTATACTGTTATCGGGACTTTTGATTtattgttataattcatgttatgatGCACTGTTAGCACAGTCCTTTGTAGCTCTCCCTTTCCCATTGCCCAGCTGGTATCTACCATTGATTGAtcacgtttcattttttttttttttttttgttgttgttgttgttgtttttataagcaTGCTTTATACTGCTATAGGGACGTTAAATTCATTGTCATGATTCATGTCATAATTCATTGTTAGTACAGTCCTTTGTAGCTCTCTTCTTCCCCACTACTCTGTtacttcagtcatcccaccacctctttccaagtaccccctcccacctctcccacacccatacacactttttttgactcacttgtgtaaacactcACCACAGAAGCAGTATCTCACCACAGTAGCCACTCACAgcagccacacaccacagcagtcacTCACCACAGCAGCAGTCACTCACAGCAGCCACTCACCACAGCAGCAGTCACTCACAGCAGCCACTCACCACAGCAGCCACTCACCACAgcagccacacaccacagcagcCACTCACAGCAGCCACTCACCACAGCAGTCACTCACAGCAGCCACTCACCACAGCAGCCACACACCATAGCAGTCACTCACAgcagccacacagcacagcagccACTCACAGCAGCCACTCACAGCAGTCACTCACAGCAGCCACTCACAGtagccacacaccacagcagtcacTTACAGCAGTCACTCACAgcagccacacaccacagcagtcactcatagcagccacacaccacagcagtcacTTACAgcagccacacaccacagcagtcacTTACAGCAGTCACTCACAgcagccacacaccacagcagtcactcacagcagccacacaccacagcagtcacTCACAGCTGACATTCACAGCAGCAACTCACAGCAAACACTCacagcagccacacacagcagtcactcaCAGCAGCCATTCACAGCAATCACTCACAGCAGCCAAACACCACAGCAGTCACTCACAGCAGCCACTCACAGCAGCCACTCACCACAGCAGCCATTCACAGCAGCAACTCACAACAGCCACTCACCAAACCAGCCACTCACCACAGCAGCCACTCACAGCAGCCGTCATTCACAGCAGCCACTCACAGTAGTCACTCACAGCAGCCACTCACAGCAGTCACTCACagcagccacacaccacagtagtCACTTACAGCAGTCACTCACAgcagccacacaccacagcagtcactcacagcagccacacaccacagcagtcacAGCAGCAACTCACAGCAGCCACTCACAGCAGCCACTGACGGCAGCCACTCACAGCAGTCACTCACAGTAGCCACTCACAGCGTCACTCACCACAGCAGTCACTCACCACAGCAGCAGCCACTCACAGCAGTCACTCACAGCAGTCACTCACCACAGCAGCAGCCACTCACAGCTGCCACTCACCACAGCAGCAGTCACTCACAGGAGCCACT from Babylonia areolata isolate BAREFJ2019XMU chromosome 6, ASM4173473v1, whole genome shotgun sequence encodes the following:
- the LOC143283506 gene encoding nuclear receptor subfamily 2 group E member 1-like, with translation MSAGRLPQKSDRLLDIPCKVCGDRSSGKHYGIYSCDGCSGFFKRSIHKSRVYTCKAQGELKGRCPIDKTHRNQCRACRLARCFQADMNKDAVQHERGPRKPKLKVGVVGEGPEGGTGSGMGLMVVGAGGGGGGAGGTGGGGSVGRVTLEGGDAPMDLTVGGPCSRRLLPYKFTSSASDMASHHHAPPPHPHPHPHPHHPALPPHSSYHSALLQIGYHVPPPWGDLARMQTPSAFQAPLGPVVTTAVQPDLFQEVMARLLFTLVTWVRHVPCFLVLPQSDQTALLGGCWKDLFLLGLVQWGLSLEASARMIDTCRSLSLDERQKLTDILTRMRELNLDPTEFTCLKAVLLFGPEVGSLVERKQVEAYEEQAQLMLTEHVQLAHPRQVVRVGRLLLLPAKLHAVPGTVVERTFFRGLVGAASIPKLIANILHSDLL